In a genomic window of Cytobacillus sp. FSL H8-0458:
- the pdaB gene encoding polysaccharide deacetylase family sporulation protein PdaB, whose amino-acid sequence MNFFYVLNGKSLKQISLVVIAAFFTAWFLFMQSIVHLPAFSAKDGPKAIYKGEKDLALTFNIGWGDVKAEPILDILKKENVKSATFFLAGSWAERHPDLVSRIVKEGYEIGILGYGYEDYTELEEDKIRRDLAKAQEAFRKLNIKDIKLVRAPTGHFDQKTLKVADRMGYTVVHWSVDSKDWTNPGVERIAENVSKAKKGDIVLLHASDSAKQTAKALPLILNDVESKGLNFVSVSEMIANAETKTNEIK is encoded by the coding sequence ATGAACTTTTTTTATGTATTGAATGGTAAGTCTTTAAAACAAATATCGCTGGTTGTCATTGCAGCATTTTTCACGGCTTGGTTCCTCTTCATGCAGAGTATTGTCCACTTGCCTGCTTTTTCAGCTAAAGACGGGCCTAAGGCGATATACAAAGGGGAAAAGGATTTAGCCCTCACCTTTAATATAGGATGGGGGGATGTTAAAGCAGAGCCCATATTGGATATCCTTAAAAAAGAGAATGTTAAATCTGCGACCTTTTTTCTTGCCGGCTCCTGGGCTGAACGCCATCCGGATTTAGTTTCAAGAATCGTGAAAGAAGGCTATGAAATCGGAATTCTGGGCTATGGCTATGAAGATTATACAGAGCTTGAAGAGGATAAAATCAGGAGGGACCTCGCAAAGGCGCAGGAAGCATTTAGAAAGCTGAACATTAAAGATATTAAGCTCGTTCGCGCCCCAACAGGGCACTTTGACCAGAAAACCTTAAAGGTTGCTGACCGGATGGGCTATACCGTTGTCCATTGGAGCGTCGATTCAAAGGATTGGACGAATCCGGGTGTCGAGAGGATTGCAGAGAATGTATCAAAGGCAAAAAAAGGAGATATCGTACTTTTGCATGCTTCCGATTCTGCCAAGCAAACAGCCAAAGCACTTCCGCTCATTTTAAATGATGTAGAATCCAAGGGGCTCAACTTCGTTTCCGTCTCAGAAATGATTGCGAATGCAGAGACAAAGACAAATGAAATTAAATAA